One Misgurnus anguillicaudatus chromosome 22, ASM2758022v2, whole genome shotgun sequence DNA segment encodes these proteins:
- the cyb5d2 gene encoding neuferricin — protein sequence MLKYLIVLISVVLAVWTVPEWLTFPIYGNVVNVLQSWLRHTNGLSASAPERMLTEDELSLYNGEQNSKGLYLAILGQVFDVERGRKHYGPGGSYHFFTGRDASRAFITGDFTETGLSSDVSDFADSQIVALYDWLAFYQKDYTPVGKLIGRFYTETGQPTDALRQVESFLSEGLKKKAQAQNEMQLYPSCNSEWSESNGGRVWCSKKSGGIHRDWVGVPRMLFTPGSGHSRCVCIQQSDPMHSENRNLREYTDCPPHAESCRITKDKLQA from the exons atgttgaaatatttaatagttCTTATTTCAGTGGTCTTGGCCGTATGGACGGTGCCCGAATGGCTCACATTTCCGATTTACGGAAATGTTGTAAATGTATTACAGTCGTGGCTGCGGCACACCAATGGTCTGTCAGCATCTGCTCCGGAGCGCATGCTGACCGAAGATGAGCTGTCTTTATACAACGGAGAGCAGAACAGTAAAGGATTGTACCTGGCGATTTTAGGACAGGTGTTTGACGTTGAAAGAGGGAGGAAACACTACGGCCCTGGTGGCAGTTACCATTTTTTCACAG GTCGAGATGCATCACGGGCGTTTATCACAGGTGATTTTACAGAAACAGGTTTATCCAGTGATGTCTCGGATTTTGCTGACTCACAGATTGTGGCTCTTTATGACTGGTTGGCATTTTATCAGAAGGACTACACTCCAGTAG GTAAATTGATTGGCCGGTTCTACACAGAGACCGGGCAGCCCACAGATGCCCTGCGGCAGGTGGAGTCTTTCCTGTCCGAGGGGTTGAAGAAAAAGGCTCAGGCTCAGAATGAGATGCAGCTGTACCCATCATGTAACTCAGAGTGGAGTGAATCCAATGGGGGACGGGTATGGTGCTCCAAAAAGAG TGGTGGAATTCACAGAGACTGGGTTGGAGTACCCAGAATGCTCTTCACCCCTGGATCTGGCCACTCCCgatgtgtgtgtattcaacagTCCGATCCAATGCATTCAGAGAACCGAAATCTCAGAGAGTACACGGACTGTCCTCCTCACGCCGAATCCTGTCGTATCACCAAAGACAAGCTTCAAGCTTAG
- the ankfy1 gene encoding rabankyrin-5: MSHGSNMAEEEVQKLQKHLALLRQEYVKMQQKLVETERRCSVLAAQVSLPGSASQASDSFISRLLAIVADLYQQDQYSDLKVKIGEKQLSAHKFVLAARSDVWSLANLASTSELDLSDAKPEVALAMLRWVYTDELELNGDDGFLIDLMKLSNRFHLHLLRERCEKGVMSSVNVRNCIRFYQTAEELDAATLMNYCAEIIASHWDDLRKEDFSTMDAQLLYKMIKSKTEYPLHKAIKVEREDVVFLYLIEMDAQLPGKLNEMDNNGDLALGLALSKKLESIATTLVNNKADVDMVDQSGWSLLHKAIQRGDEFASTFLIRHAAQVNASTVGAVETPLHLVCSFSPKKHSGEVMTGMAHIAEALLKAGANPNMQNSKGRTPLHEAVVSGNEPVFNQLLQCKHLDLDLKDHEGSTALWLALQYITVASDPSVNPFRDEAPVVNGTSFDENSFAARLIQRGSNPDAPDSKINCLMQRAAIAGSEAAAIFLATHGAKVNHTNKWGETPLHTACRCGLAGLTAELLQQGANPNLQTNSALPDGTEKSNGVARQSPLHLAIAHNHPDVVSVILEQKANALHATNNLQIIPDFSLKDSMDQTVLGLALWTGMHNIAAQLLGSGASINDTMSDGQTLLHMAIKRQDSKSALFLLEHQADINVRTQEGQTALQLAISNQLPLVVDAICTRGADMSVVNEKGDPPLWLALENGLEDIASTLVRHGCDATCWSSGPGGCLQTLLHRAIDENNEISACFLIRSGCDVNSPRRPGPNGEGDEEARDGQTPLHLASSWGLDEVAQCLLEFGANVNAQDAEGRAPIHIAISNQHSVIIQLLISHPDIRLNIRDRQGMTPFACAMTHKNNKAAEAILKREPGAAEQVDNKGRNFLHCAVQNSDIESVLFLISVQANVNSRVQDSAKLTPLHLAVQAGSEIIVRNLLLAGAKVNELTKHRQTALHLAAQQDLCTICSVLIENGVDFTAIDENGNNALHLAVMQGRLNNVRALLTESNIDAEAYNLRGQSPMHVLGQYGKENAAAIFELFLECMPEYPLDKPDNEGNTVLLLAYMKGNANLCRAIVRSGARLGVTNNQGISIFNYQVATKQLLFRLLDMLTKEPPWCDGSNCYECATKFGVTTRKHHCRHCGRLLCYKCSIKEVPIIKFDLTKPVRVCDICFDVLTLGGVS, from the exons ATGAGCCACGGATCCAACATGGCGGAAG AGGAGGTGCAGAAATTGCAGAAGCACCTTGCTCTGCTCAGGCAGGAGTATGTAAAGATGCAACAGAAGCTGGTGGAAACGGAGAGGCGGTGCTCCGTATTGGCCGCACAGGTCTCTCTCCCTGGCTCCGCCTCTCAGGCCAGTGACTCCTTCATCAGCCGCCTCTTGGCTATCGTAGCGGACCTCTATCAGCAAGACCAGTACAG TGATTTAAAGGTGAAGATTGGAGAGAAGCAGCTCAGTGCTCATAAATTTGTGCTGGCTGCTCGGAGTGACGTCTGGAGTTTGGCCAACCTTGCCTCAACATCAGAACTGGACCTCTCAG ATGCCAAACCAGAAGTTGCTCTGGCGATGTTGCGCTGGGTTTACACAGATGAGCTTGAGTTGAATGGGGACGATGGCTTCCTTATCGACCTTATGAAGTTATCCAACCGCTTTCACCTGCATCTTCTGCGAGAAAG ATGTGAAAAAGGTGTGATGTCGTCAGTGAATGTGAGGAACTGTATCAGATTTTACCAGACAGCTGAAGAGCTCGATGCCGCGACATTGATGAACTATTGTGCAGAGATCATTGCCAGTCACTGG GATGACCTTCGGAAAGAGGACTTCAGTACCATGGATGCTCAACTGCTCTATAAAATGATCAAGTCCAAAACAGAGTACCCCCTTcacaaagcaataaaagtggAAAGAGAAGATGTGGTCTTCCTTTATCTAATAGAGATGGACGCCCAG TTACCTGGAAAACTGAACGAGATGGATAATAATGGAGACTTGGCATTAGGTCTGGCTCTGTCTAAGAAGCTAGAGAGCATCGCCACCACACTGGTCAACAACAAGGCGGATGTAGACATGGTGGACCAGAGTGGCTGGAGTCTTCTACACAAAGCTATCCAGAGAG GAGATGAATTTGCTTCCACTTTTCTGATCCGTCACGCCGCACAGGTGAACGCATCAACGGTGGGGGCGGTAGAGACGCCCCTGCACCTGGTATGCTCCTTCAGCCCTAAGAAACACAGTGGAGAAGTCATGACTGGCATGGCTCACATCGCTGAAGCTCTGCTCAAAGCTGGTGCCAACCCTAACATGCAAAACAGCAAAGGACG AACGCCTTTACATGAAGCCGTGGTGTCTGGAAACGAGCCGGTCTTTAACCAGTTGCTTCAGTGCAAACA TTTGGACCTGGATTTGAAGGATCATGAAGGCAGCACCGCCCTGTGGTTGGCCCTGCAGTACATCACTGTGGCCTCTGACCCCTCCGTAAACCCTTTCAGAGACGAAGCACCGGTCGTGAACGGGACCTCGTTTGATGAGAACAGCTTTGCAGCGCGACTCATACAGAGAGGAAGCAATCCTGACGCTCCAGACTCTAAAA TAAACTGTCTCATGCAGAGAGCAGCTATTGCAGGAAGTGAAGCAGCTGCCATCTTCCTGGCAACACACGGAGCTAAAGTCAATCACACTAACAAATGG GGGGAGACGCCGCTCCATACAGCATGTCGTTGTGGGTTGGCAGGCCTGACGGCAGAGTTGCTTCAACAGGGTGCGAATCCTAACCTGCAGACCAACAGCGCCCTGCCTGACGGCACAGAGAAGAGCAATGGAGTTGCTCGGCAGAGCCCACTACACCTGGCCATCGCTCACAACCACCCTGATGTGGTGTCTGTCATACTAGAGCAAAAAG CCAATGCACTACATGCCACCAACAACTTGCAGATCATCCCAGACTTCAGCCTTAAAGACTCCATGGATCAGACTGTCCTGGGTCTTGCACTGTGGACTG GTATGCACAATATTGCTGCACAGCTTCTGGGTTCTGGAGCATCCATTAATGACACCATGTCTGATGGACAAACGTTACTGCACATGGCCATTAAGAGACAAGACAGCAAGAGCGCCCTCTTCCTGCTGGAGCACCAAGCTGACATCAATGTCAG GACGCAGGAGGGGCAGACAGCTCTGCAGTTAGCCATTAGTAACCAACTCCCATTGGTGGTGGATGCCATCTGCACCAGAGGAGCTGATATGTCGGTGGTAAATGAGAAGGGTGATCCACCACTCTGGCTTGCACTGGAGAACGGTCTGGAGGACATCGCCTCAACACTG GTCAGGCATGGCTGTGATGCGACCTGCTGGAGTTCAGGGCCTGGAGGATGTCTGCAGACTCTGCTCCATAGAGCCATCGATGAGAACAACGAGATCTCTGCCTGCTTCCTCATACGCAG TGGCTGTGATGTAAATAGCCCCAGGAGACCTGGTCCTAATGGTGAGGGTGATGAGGAGGCGAGAGACGGACAGACCCCACTTCACCTAGCTTCATCCTGGGGTCTTGATGAGGTGGCACAGTGCCTTCTGGAGTTTGGAGCCAATGTGAACGCACAG GATGCAGAGGGCCGTGCTCCTATCCATATCGCCATCAGCAACCAGCACAGCGTCATCATTCAGCTGCTCATCTCCCACCCTGATATCCGCCTGAATATTCGAGACAGACAGGGCATGACACCGTTTGCCTGTGCCATGACCCACAAGAATAACAAAGCTGCTGAAGCTATTCTCAAGAGAGAACCTGGTGCTGCCGAACAG GTGGACAACAAAGGTCGCAACTTCCTGCATTGTGCCGTGCAGAATTCAGACATAGAAAGTGTGCTCTTCCTCATCAGTGTTCAGGCCAACGTGAACTCTAGAGTTCAGGACAGTGCCAAACTTACACCTCTGCACCTGGCCGTGCAAGCAGGATCCGAGATCATCGTCAGAAACCTG CTTCTGGCTGGTGCTAAAGTAAACGAGCTGACCAAACATCGGCAGACAGCGCTGCATCTTGCTGCACAACAGGATCTTTGCACAATCTGCTCCGTCTTGATCGAGAACGGCGTTGACTTTACCGCCATAGACGAGAATGGAAACAATG CACTCCACCTGGCAGTGATGCAGGGGCGTCTGAACAACGTGCGCGCTCTTCTCACCGAGTCCAACATCGATGCGGAGGCGTACAATCTCAG AGGTCAATCCCCAATGCATGTCCTCGGTCAGTACGGGAAGGAGAATGCGGCGGCCATCTTTGAGCTGTTTTTAGAATGCATGCCCGAGTATCCCCTGGATAAACCTGACAATGAGGGGAACACAG TTCTACTATTAGCCTATATGAAAGGAAACGCAAACTTGTGTCGTGCTATCGTGAGGTCTGGAGCTAGACTTGGTGTCACTAACAACCAAGGCATCAGCATCTTCAACTATCAGGTTGCCACAAAGCAGCTTCTGTTCCGCCTACTAG ATATGCTGACCAAAGAGCCCCCATGGTGTGATGGATCTAACTGCTATGAATGTGCCACCAAATTTGGGGTCACCACCAGAAAACATCACTG CCGCCATTGTGGGCGTCTGCTCTGCTATAAGTGCTCAATAAAAGAGGTCCCCATTATTAAATTTGACCTGACCAAACCTGTGCGTGTATGCGACATCTGCTTTGATGTACTGACATTGGGCGGCGTGTCCTAA